In Gopherus flavomarginatus isolate rGopFla2 chromosome 5, rGopFla2.mat.asm, whole genome shotgun sequence, one DNA window encodes the following:
- the NDUFAF1 gene encoding complex I intermediate-associated protein 30, mitochondrial: MALSFKLLDGVFLSSRCHRQNALHPLLGPLLTDCISKLYSSYRRPGTAPDNTPPWKMNFSFEKGVDGIKKHFGLLKKELVDHWRGPEGYPLDEYLLAQTRVVWEFRSQKDLDEWVVSSDAEIGGKSEAYLKLSKNNQTALLYGTLNTEAPRDGETGYSGYCAMRSKMPKGAFETKKYYDWSNFNSLYLRIRGDGRPWMINIYTNPYFSHQKDDLYNYFMFTRGGPYWQEIKIPFSKFFLSSRGRIQDDQHPLWLDKISTVGFTLGDKADGPFQLEIDFIGLLNDRAHTEEFAYEKYERNPKV; encoded by the exons ATGGCTTTATCTTTTAAACTGCTGGACGGTGTCTTTCTTTCTAGTAGGTGCCATAGGCAAAATGCCTTGCATCCTTTGCTTGGACCTCTCCTCACTGATTGCATCTCAAAATTGTACAGTAGCTATAGGAGACCAGGGACAGCCCCTGATAACACTCCACCTTGGAAGATGAATTTCAGCTTTGAGAAGGGAGTGGATGGAATTAAGAAACATTTTGGCCTCCTAAAAAAGGAGTTGGTGGATCACTGGAGAGGGCCTGAGGGCTATCCTTTAGATGAGTACTTGTTGGCACAGACTAGAGTGGTCTGGGAGTTTCGCAGCCAGAAAGATTTAGATGAGTGGGTGGTTTCTTCTGATGCCGAGATCGGAGGGAAAAGTGAAGCCTACCTAAAACTGAGTAAGAATAATCAGACTGCTCTGCTGTATGGGACCCTCAATACTGAAGCACCTCGAGATGGGGAGACAGGATACAGTGGATATTGTGCAATGAGATCCAAAATGCCAAAG GGAGCATTTGAAACTAAGAAGTATTATGATTGGTCAAACTTTAATAGTCTGTATTTACGCATTCGTGGTGATGGTCGACCCTGGATGATAAACATCTATACAAACCCATACTTCTCCCATCAAAAGGATGACCTGTACAATTACTTCATGTTCACCCGAGGGGGTCCATATTGGCAGGAAATTAAG ATTCCATTCTCCAAGTTCTTTCTCTCAAGTCGGGGGAGGATCCAGGATGATCAGCACCCACTCTGGTTAGATAAG ATTAGTACTGTTGGATTCACATTGGGAGACAAAGCAGATGGCCCTTTCCAGCTGGAGATAGACTTTATTGGATTGCTGAATGACAGAGCTCACACAGAAGAATTCGCCTATGAAAAATATGAAAGAAATCCCAAGGTCTAG